A single genomic interval of Macadamia integrifolia cultivar HAES 741 unplaced genomic scaffold, SCU_Mint_v3 scaffold90, whole genome shotgun sequence harbors:
- the LOC122070359 gene encoding protein SULFUR DEFICIENCY-INDUCED 1-like: MQGGVENIMKMSSRKGDKKEPFHVIYKVPSGDSPYVRAKYTQLVLKDPEAAILLFWKAINEGDKVDSALKDMAVVMKQQDRAEEAIEAIKSFRYRCSKQAQESLDNVLIDLYKKCGRVDEQIELLKQKLRMIYQGEAFNGKPTKTARSHGRKFQVSIKQETSRILGNLGWAYMQQKNYVAAEVVYRKAQLIEPDANKACNLGLCLIKQGRYDEARSVLEDVLQCRITGSDDSKSRNRADELLNELESLQSAEYLLTRLGQNLEEIFTEGLDQIFGDWTPFRSKRLPIFEELSQFRDQIAC; the protein is encoded by the exons ATGCAAGGTGGGGTAGAGAATATTATGAAGATGAGTTCGAGAAAAGGAGACAAGAAGGAGCCTTTCCATGTTATCTACAAGGTTCCTTCTGGAGATAGTCCTTATGTTCGAGCCAAATATACTCAG CTGGTACTGAAGGATCCAGAAGCAGCGATATTATTGTTCTGGAAGGCAATAAACGAAGGAGATAAAGTAGATAGTGCACTCAAGGACATGGCTGTGGTGATGAAGCAGCAGGACAGAGCTGAAGAAGCCATTGAAGCCATTAAATCCTTTAGGTATCGTTGCTCCAAACAGGCTCAGGAGTCCCTGGATAATGTCCTCATCGACTTATACAAG AAATGTGGAAGAGTAGATGAACAGATTGAGCTGCtaaagcagaagctcagaaTGATATACCAAGGGGAAGCCTTCAATGGCAAACCCACCAAGACGGCTCGCTCTCATGGGAGGAAGTTCCAGGTTTCCATCAAGCAAGAGACTTCCAGGATACTT GGTAATCTGGGTTGGGCTTATATGCAACAAAAGAACTATGTGGCAGCTGAGGTGGTATATCGAAAAGCTCAGTTGATCGAGCCTGATGCAAACAAGGCCTGCAACTTGGGTTTATGCCTAATCAAACAGGGAAGATATGATGAAGCCCGGTCTGTTCTTGAAGATGTCCTGCAATGTAGGATTACTGGTTCAGACGATTCAAAGTCGAGAAATCGTGCAGACGAACTGTTGAATGAGCTGGAATCGCTTCAATCGGCCGAGTATTTATTGACTCGATTGGGTCAGAACCTAGAAGAAATTTTTACAGAAGGGCTCGACCAGATTTTTGGTGACTGGACTCCTTTTAGATCCAAGAGACTCCCCATCTTTGAAGAACTCTCTCAATTTAGGGATCAGATAGCTTGTTGA